In a genomic window of Melopsittacus undulatus isolate bMelUnd1 chromosome 1, bMelUnd1.mat.Z, whole genome shotgun sequence:
- the ITGB8 gene encoding integrin beta-8 isoform X1 translates to MWVPLLACLTAGIISLPKCQRGPGPLLGAARLLAAVPGLCQHQNRCATSNAATCTRCLSLGPECGWCAQEDFMADTTQKGRCDTVFNLMKRGCQSDFVENPTVHVTVPSDHETNTQVTPGKVSVQLRPGSEANFMLKVRPLEKYPVDLYYLVDVSASMHNNIEKLNSIGFALSKKMENISVDFRLGFGSYVDKTVSPYISIHPGRIHNQCSDYNLDCMPPHGYIHVLSLTDNIAEFRNAVNKQKISGNIDTPEGGFDAMLQAAVCQSHIGWRKEAKRLLLVMTDQTSHLALDSKLAGIVIPHDGNCHLKDNVYIKATSMEHPSLGQLSEKLIDNNINVIFAVQGSQFHWYKDLLPLLPGTVARQIESQAANLNDLVVEAYQKLISEVKIQVDNQIQGLDFNITAICPDGSKKTAMEGCKNVGYNKEVLFNVSVTMKGCDTTGGRQYAILKPIGFNETAIVNVLKSCACKYGDSARHKRVWTDETSSEGKQSPCSDSNCSFNRDTLPSETCRQHQDQPICSGQGNCIDGKCFCYKNKLGKVFGKYCEMDDFSCPYHRGNLCSGNGECEAGKCKCFTGWEGDRCQCSLQSGKYCLNSNGQICSGRGKCVCGKCECTDPRSFGRLCEYCPTCNKACEENWNCVQCHHFNNASQAKLDQCTTSCSYLLHYIDQTSECFPGRSYFRVFSIIFIVTFLIGLLVVLIIRQIILQGSSNKIKSSADYRISATKKDKMFLPTVCTRTVTYRRDKPEEININISKLRLNETFKCEF, encoded by the exons aaaacagatgtgCCACTTCAAATGCAGCAACATGCACAAGGTGCCTTTCTTTGGGTCCAGAGTGTGGGTGGTGTGCTCAAGAG GATTTCATGGCCGACACAACACAGAAGGGACGCTGCGACACTGTTTTCAACTTAATGAAAAGAGGCTGCCAATCAGATTTTGTAGAAAATCCCACAGTTCATGTCACAGTGCCCAGTGACCATGAGACAAACACACAAGTGACACCTGGAAAAGTTTCAGTCCAACTGCGTCCAG GAAGTGAAGCAAACTTTATGTTAAAAGTCCGTCCTCTAGAGAAATACCCTGTGGATCTTTATTATTTAGTTGACGTCTCAGCCTCTATGCACAACAATATAGAAAAACTAAATTCCATTGGATTTGCTTTATCTAAAAAGATGGAGAATATTTCTGTTGATTTTCGACTTGGATTTGGATCCTATGTGGATAAAACTGTGTCACCCTATATTAGCATTCATCCAGGTAGAATCCATAACCAGTGCAG TGATTATAATTTAGATTGTATGCCTCCTCACGGTTATATTCACGTGCTATCCCTGACCGACAATATAGCAGAATTCAGAAATGcagtaaataaacaaaaaatttcTGGGAATATTGATACACCTGAAGGGGGTTTTGATGCGATGCTCCAAGCAGCTGTGTGCCAG agTCATATTGGGTGGCGGAAGGAAGCAAAGAGACTGCTTCTTGTGATGACAGATCAAACTTCTCATCTGGCCCTTGATAGCAAATTAGCAGGGATCGTAATTCCCCATGATGGAAACTGTCATTTGAAAGATAACGTGTACATCAAAGCTACGAGTATG GAGCATCCGTCTCTTGGCCAGCTCTCTGAAAAGTTGATTGACAATAATATCAATGTTATTTTTGCAGTTCAAGGAAGCCAGTTCCACTGGTATAAA GATCTGTTGCCTCTGTTGCCTGGTACTGTTGCAAGACAGATAGAATCACAAGCAGCAAATCTCAATGATTTGGTGGTAGAAGCTTATCAG AAACTAATCTCTGAAGTGAAAATTCAAGTGGATAACCAGATCCAAGGACTTGATTTTAATATCACTGCAATCTGTCCTGATGGAAGTAAAAAAACTGCCATGGAAGGATGTAAAAATGTGGGATATAATAAAGAA gTACTTTTCAATGTATCAGTTACAATGAAAGGATGTGATACAACTGGAGGAAGACAATATGCAATACTTAAACCTATTGGTTTCAATGAAACCGCCATTGTTAATGTGCTGAAAAGCTGTGCCTGTAAGTATGGAGACAGTGCAAGGCACAAAAGAGTATGGACTGATGAAACTTCTTCTGAGGGCAAACAGTCCCCTTGCAGTGACAGTAACTGTAGCTTTAACAGAGATACACTTCCCTCTGAGACTTGCAGACAACACCAGGACCAGCCCATCTGCAGTGGTCAAGGAAATTGCATAGATGGAAAATGTTTCTGCTACAAAAACAAGCTAGGCAAAGTGTTTGGCAAGTACTGTGAAATGGATGACTTTTCCTGCCCATATCACCGGGGAAACTTATGTTCTG GTAATGGTGAATGTGAAGCTGGTAAATGCAAATGCTTCACTGGCTGGGAAGGTGACCGTTGCCAGTGCTCATTACAATCAGGAAAGTACTGCCTGAATTCAAATGGCCAGATTTGCAgtggaagaggaaaatgtgtATGTGGAAAGTGTGAGTGCACAGATCCAAGAAGCTTTGGCCGTTTGTGTGAATATTGCCCTACTTGTAACAAAGCCTGTGAAGAAAACTG GAATTGTGTTCAGTGCCATCATTTTAACAATGCATCCCAAGCAAAACTTGACCAGTGCACAACCTCATGCTCTTACCTGCTGCATTATATTGACCAAACTTCAG AATGTTTCCCTGGACGAAGCTACTTTAGAGTCTTTTCCATAATCTTTATAGTTACCTTTCTGATTGGGTTGCTTGTTGTCCTTATCATCAGGCAAATAATTCTGCAGGGGAGTagcaataaaattaaatcttcAGCTGATTACAGAATATCTGCAACAAAGaag GATAAGATGTTTTTGCCTACTGTTTGTACAAGAACAGTAACATACAGACGTGACAAACCAGAGGAAATAAATATCAACATCAGCAAGTTACGATTAAATGAAACTTTCAAGTGTGAATTCTGA
- the ITGB8 gene encoding integrin beta-8 isoform X2, with product MWVPLLACLTAGIISLPKCQRGPGPLLGAARLLAAVPGLCQHPENRCATSNAATCTRCLSLGPECGWCAQEDFMADTTQKGRCDTVFNLMKRGCQSDFVENPTVHVTVPSDHETNTQVTPGKVSVQLRPGSEANFMLKVRPLEKYPVDLYYLVDVSASMHNNIEKLNSIGFALSKKMENISVDFRLGFGSYVDKTVSPYISIHPGRIHNQCSDYNLDCMPPHGYIHVLSLTDNIAEFRNAVNKQKISGNIDTPEGGFDAMLQAAVCQSHIGWRKEAKRLLLVMTDQTSHLALDSKLAGIVIPHDGNCHLKDNVYIKATSMEHPSLGQLSEKLIDNNINVIFAVQGSQFHWYKDLLPLLPGTVARQIESQAANLNDLVVEAYQKLISEVKIQVDNQIQGLDFNITAICPDGSKKTAMEGCKNVGYNKEVLFNVSVTMKGCDTTGGRQYAILKPIGFNETAIVNVLKSCACKYGDSARHKRVWTDETSSEGKQSPCSDSNCSFNRDTLPSETCRQHQDQPICSGQGNCIDGKCFCYKNKLGKVFGKYCEMDDFSCPYHRGNLCSGNGECEAGKCKCFTGWEGDRCQCSLQSGKYCLNSNGQICSGRGKCVCGKCECTDPRSFGRLCEYCPTCNKACEENWNCVQCHHFNNASQAKLDQCTTSCSYLLHYIDQTSECFPGRSYFRVFSIIFIVTFLIGLLVVLIIRQIILQGSSNKIKSSADYRISATKKIPLTRKGLLLSLSKEERYLSYSL from the exons cagaaaacagatgtgCCACTTCAAATGCAGCAACATGCACAAGGTGCCTTTCTTTGGGTCCAGAGTGTGGGTGGTGTGCTCAAGAG GATTTCATGGCCGACACAACACAGAAGGGACGCTGCGACACTGTTTTCAACTTAATGAAAAGAGGCTGCCAATCAGATTTTGTAGAAAATCCCACAGTTCATGTCACAGTGCCCAGTGACCATGAGACAAACACACAAGTGACACCTGGAAAAGTTTCAGTCCAACTGCGTCCAG GAAGTGAAGCAAACTTTATGTTAAAAGTCCGTCCTCTAGAGAAATACCCTGTGGATCTTTATTATTTAGTTGACGTCTCAGCCTCTATGCACAACAATATAGAAAAACTAAATTCCATTGGATTTGCTTTATCTAAAAAGATGGAGAATATTTCTGTTGATTTTCGACTTGGATTTGGATCCTATGTGGATAAAACTGTGTCACCCTATATTAGCATTCATCCAGGTAGAATCCATAACCAGTGCAG TGATTATAATTTAGATTGTATGCCTCCTCACGGTTATATTCACGTGCTATCCCTGACCGACAATATAGCAGAATTCAGAAATGcagtaaataaacaaaaaatttcTGGGAATATTGATACACCTGAAGGGGGTTTTGATGCGATGCTCCAAGCAGCTGTGTGCCAG agTCATATTGGGTGGCGGAAGGAAGCAAAGAGACTGCTTCTTGTGATGACAGATCAAACTTCTCATCTGGCCCTTGATAGCAAATTAGCAGGGATCGTAATTCCCCATGATGGAAACTGTCATTTGAAAGATAACGTGTACATCAAAGCTACGAGTATG GAGCATCCGTCTCTTGGCCAGCTCTCTGAAAAGTTGATTGACAATAATATCAATGTTATTTTTGCAGTTCAAGGAAGCCAGTTCCACTGGTATAAA GATCTGTTGCCTCTGTTGCCTGGTACTGTTGCAAGACAGATAGAATCACAAGCAGCAAATCTCAATGATTTGGTGGTAGAAGCTTATCAG AAACTAATCTCTGAAGTGAAAATTCAAGTGGATAACCAGATCCAAGGACTTGATTTTAATATCACTGCAATCTGTCCTGATGGAAGTAAAAAAACTGCCATGGAAGGATGTAAAAATGTGGGATATAATAAAGAA gTACTTTTCAATGTATCAGTTACAATGAAAGGATGTGATACAACTGGAGGAAGACAATATGCAATACTTAAACCTATTGGTTTCAATGAAACCGCCATTGTTAATGTGCTGAAAAGCTGTGCCTGTAAGTATGGAGACAGTGCAAGGCACAAAAGAGTATGGACTGATGAAACTTCTTCTGAGGGCAAACAGTCCCCTTGCAGTGACAGTAACTGTAGCTTTAACAGAGATACACTTCCCTCTGAGACTTGCAGACAACACCAGGACCAGCCCATCTGCAGTGGTCAAGGAAATTGCATAGATGGAAAATGTTTCTGCTACAAAAACAAGCTAGGCAAAGTGTTTGGCAAGTACTGTGAAATGGATGACTTTTCCTGCCCATATCACCGGGGAAACTTATGTTCTG GTAATGGTGAATGTGAAGCTGGTAAATGCAAATGCTTCACTGGCTGGGAAGGTGACCGTTGCCAGTGCTCATTACAATCAGGAAAGTACTGCCTGAATTCAAATGGCCAGATTTGCAgtggaagaggaaaatgtgtATGTGGAAAGTGTGAGTGCACAGATCCAAGAAGCTTTGGCCGTTTGTGTGAATATTGCCCTACTTGTAACAAAGCCTGTGAAGAAAACTG GAATTGTGTTCAGTGCCATCATTTTAACAATGCATCCCAAGCAAAACTTGACCAGTGCACAACCTCATGCTCTTACCTGCTGCATTATATTGACCAAACTTCAG AATGTTTCCCTGGACGAAGCTACTTTAGAGTCTTTTCCATAATCTTTATAGTTACCTTTCTGATTGGGTTGCTTGTTGTCCTTATCATCAGGCAAATAATTCTGCAGGGGAGTagcaataaaattaaatcttcAGCTGATTACAGAATATCTGCAACAAAGaag
- the ITGB8 gene encoding integrin beta-8 isoform X3, which translates to MWVPLLACLTAGIISLPKCQRGPGPLLGAARLLAAVPGLCQHPENRCATSNAATCTRCLSLGPECGWCAQEDFMADTTQKGRCDTVFNLMKRGCQSDFVENPTVHVTVPSDHETNTQVTPGKVSVQLRPGSEANFMLKVRPLEKYPVDLYYLVDVSASMHNNIEKLNSIGFALSKKMENISVDFRLGFGSYVDKTVSPYISIHPGRIHNQCSDYNLDCMPPHGYIHVLSLTDNIAEFRNAVNKQKISGNIDTPEGGFDAMLQAAVCQSHIGWRKEAKRLLLVMTDQTSHLALDSKLAGIVIPHDGNCHLKDNVYIKATSMEHPSLGQLSEKLIDNNINVIFAVQGSQFHWYKDLLPLLPGTVARQIESQAANLNDLVVEAYQKLISEVKIQVDNQIQGLDFNITAICPDGSKKTAMEGCKNVGYNKEVLFNVSVTMKGCDTTGGRQYAILKPIGFNETAIVNVLKSCACKYGDSARHKRVWTDETSSEGKQSPCSDSNCSFNRDTLPSETCRQHQDQPICSGQGNCIDGKCFCYKNKLGKVFGKYCEMDDFSCPYHRGNLCSGNGECEAGKCKCFTGWEGDRCQCSLQSGKYCLNSNGQICSGRGKCVCGKCECTDPRSFGRLCEYCPTCNKACEENWNCVQCHHFNNASQAKLDQCTTSCSYLLHYIDQTSECFPGRSYFRVFSIIFIVTFLIGLLVVLIIRQIILQGSSNKIKSSADYRISATKKDKMFLPTVCTRTVTYRRDKPEEININISKLRLNETFKCEF; encoded by the exons cagaaaacagatgtgCCACTTCAAATGCAGCAACATGCACAAGGTGCCTTTCTTTGGGTCCAGAGTGTGGGTGGTGTGCTCAAGAG GATTTCATGGCCGACACAACACAGAAGGGACGCTGCGACACTGTTTTCAACTTAATGAAAAGAGGCTGCCAATCAGATTTTGTAGAAAATCCCACAGTTCATGTCACAGTGCCCAGTGACCATGAGACAAACACACAAGTGACACCTGGAAAAGTTTCAGTCCAACTGCGTCCAG GAAGTGAAGCAAACTTTATGTTAAAAGTCCGTCCTCTAGAGAAATACCCTGTGGATCTTTATTATTTAGTTGACGTCTCAGCCTCTATGCACAACAATATAGAAAAACTAAATTCCATTGGATTTGCTTTATCTAAAAAGATGGAGAATATTTCTGTTGATTTTCGACTTGGATTTGGATCCTATGTGGATAAAACTGTGTCACCCTATATTAGCATTCATCCAGGTAGAATCCATAACCAGTGCAG TGATTATAATTTAGATTGTATGCCTCCTCACGGTTATATTCACGTGCTATCCCTGACCGACAATATAGCAGAATTCAGAAATGcagtaaataaacaaaaaatttcTGGGAATATTGATACACCTGAAGGGGGTTTTGATGCGATGCTCCAAGCAGCTGTGTGCCAG agTCATATTGGGTGGCGGAAGGAAGCAAAGAGACTGCTTCTTGTGATGACAGATCAAACTTCTCATCTGGCCCTTGATAGCAAATTAGCAGGGATCGTAATTCCCCATGATGGAAACTGTCATTTGAAAGATAACGTGTACATCAAAGCTACGAGTATG GAGCATCCGTCTCTTGGCCAGCTCTCTGAAAAGTTGATTGACAATAATATCAATGTTATTTTTGCAGTTCAAGGAAGCCAGTTCCACTGGTATAAA GATCTGTTGCCTCTGTTGCCTGGTACTGTTGCAAGACAGATAGAATCACAAGCAGCAAATCTCAATGATTTGGTGGTAGAAGCTTATCAG AAACTAATCTCTGAAGTGAAAATTCAAGTGGATAACCAGATCCAAGGACTTGATTTTAATATCACTGCAATCTGTCCTGATGGAAGTAAAAAAACTGCCATGGAAGGATGTAAAAATGTGGGATATAATAAAGAA gTACTTTTCAATGTATCAGTTACAATGAAAGGATGTGATACAACTGGAGGAAGACAATATGCAATACTTAAACCTATTGGTTTCAATGAAACCGCCATTGTTAATGTGCTGAAAAGCTGTGCCTGTAAGTATGGAGACAGTGCAAGGCACAAAAGAGTATGGACTGATGAAACTTCTTCTGAGGGCAAACAGTCCCCTTGCAGTGACAGTAACTGTAGCTTTAACAGAGATACACTTCCCTCTGAGACTTGCAGACAACACCAGGACCAGCCCATCTGCAGTGGTCAAGGAAATTGCATAGATGGAAAATGTTTCTGCTACAAAAACAAGCTAGGCAAAGTGTTTGGCAAGTACTGTGAAATGGATGACTTTTCCTGCCCATATCACCGGGGAAACTTATGTTCTG GTAATGGTGAATGTGAAGCTGGTAAATGCAAATGCTTCACTGGCTGGGAAGGTGACCGTTGCCAGTGCTCATTACAATCAGGAAAGTACTGCCTGAATTCAAATGGCCAGATTTGCAgtggaagaggaaaatgtgtATGTGGAAAGTGTGAGTGCACAGATCCAAGAAGCTTTGGCCGTTTGTGTGAATATTGCCCTACTTGTAACAAAGCCTGTGAAGAAAACTG GAATTGTGTTCAGTGCCATCATTTTAACAATGCATCCCAAGCAAAACTTGACCAGTGCACAACCTCATGCTCTTACCTGCTGCATTATATTGACCAAACTTCAG AATGTTTCCCTGGACGAAGCTACTTTAGAGTCTTTTCCATAATCTTTATAGTTACCTTTCTGATTGGGTTGCTTGTTGTCCTTATCATCAGGCAAATAATTCTGCAGGGGAGTagcaataaaattaaatcttcAGCTGATTACAGAATATCTGCAACAAAGaag GATAAGATGTTTTTGCCTACTGTTTGTACAAGAACAGTAACATACAGACGTGACAAACCAGAGGAAATAAATATCAACATCAGCAAGTTACGATTAAATGAAACTTTCAAGTGTGAATTCTGA